A genomic segment from Nitratiruptor sp. YY08-10 encodes:
- the secA gene encoding preprotein translocase subunit SecA has translation MIKGVVNKIFGTKNDREIKRYQKRVAKINALEPKYEKLTDEELKKAFNELRQKVKSGQMSMDEALEDSFAITREASKRVLGMRHYDVQLIGGMVLHEGKIAEMKTGEGKTLVATLAVALNAMTDEGVHVVTVNDYLAKRDATEMGKLYEFLGYSTGCITSEIQDDQERKKQYQCDITYGTNNEFGFDYLRDNMKYSLDEIVQRGHNFAIVDEVDSILIDEARTPLIISGPTNRKLDNYVKADQIAKQLEKDKHFTVDEKDRVILLTQEGIAKAEELFGVENLYSLENAILAHHLDQALKANYLFQKDVDYVVRDGEVIIVDEFTGRLSEGRRFSEGLHQALEAKEGVPIQEESQTLADITFQNYFRLYKKLAGMTGTAQTEATEFAEIYGLEVISIPTNRPVIRKDLDDLIFKTEKEKFDAVVKKIKELHQKGQPVLVGTTSIEKNELLHKLLKKEKIPHAVLNAKHHEKEAEIIAQAGRKGAVTVATNMAGRGVDIKIDDEVRELGGLFILGTERHESRRIDNQLRGRAGRQGDPGASQFFLSLEDNLLRIFGGDRIKNIMNRLGIEEGEHIESKMVTRAVEKAQKRVENMHFESRKHILEYDDVANEQRKTIYKFRQELLNPDYDIASKIKENRAEVVEELLSVSEIFPETPKDDFNLEKLSKVIQEELGTKIGVEEMKDKEYDELKNFLIERLEKEYEEKMGQLEEQQRREIERILYLQVLDNAWREHLYQMDILKTGIGLRGYNQKDPLVEYKKESFNLFMELVNRIKKEAIKTLHLIELRNEQEEEEIRRLEEELAKMEAQIAQEAVMQHGEEVKTEPVVTKKKPARNEPCPCGSGKKYKHCCGKSGPKKGILAAANG, from the coding sequence ATGATCAAAGGTGTTGTAAATAAGATTTTTGGTACGAAAAATGATCGTGAAATTAAACGATACCAAAAAAGAGTTGCCAAAATCAATGCACTTGAACCAAAATATGAAAAACTAACGGACGAAGAACTCAAAAAAGCTTTCAATGAACTCAGGCAAAAGGTAAAATCGGGCCAAATGAGTATGGACGAAGCGTTAGAGGACTCTTTTGCCATTACACGAGAAGCGAGTAAGCGAGTCCTTGGTATGCGCCATTATGATGTACAGCTAATCGGTGGAATGGTATTGCATGAGGGAAAAATTGCCGAGATGAAAACAGGAGAGGGAAAAACACTCGTTGCCACTCTTGCCGTTGCCCTCAATGCAATGACAGATGAAGGGGTCCACGTAGTAACCGTCAATGACTATCTGGCGAAACGCGACGCAACGGAAATGGGAAAGCTTTACGAATTTTTGGGTTATTCCACGGGGTGTATTACTTCAGAGATACAAGATGACCAAGAGAGAAAAAAGCAGTATCAGTGTGACATCACCTATGGAACCAACAATGAGTTTGGGTTTGATTATTTGCGGGACAATATGAAATACTCACTCGATGAGATTGTTCAAAGAGGACACAATTTTGCGATAGTAGATGAAGTGGACTCCATTTTGATCGACGAGGCAAGAACACCGCTTATCATTTCGGGCCCAACCAATAGAAAACTTGATAATTATGTGAAAGCTGATCAGATCGCCAAACAACTAGAAAAAGATAAACACTTTACCGTTGATGAAAAAGATCGAGTGATTTTATTGACGCAAGAGGGTATTGCAAAAGCTGAAGAGCTTTTTGGTGTGGAAAATCTTTACAGTCTCGAAAACGCTATTTTGGCACACCATCTGGATCAAGCTTTAAAAGCCAACTATCTTTTTCAAAAAGATGTTGATTATGTTGTGAGAGATGGTGAAGTCATCATTGTAGATGAATTTACTGGAAGACTGAGTGAAGGGAGACGATTTAGCGAAGGATTGCACCAAGCTCTTGAGGCGAAAGAGGGCGTTCCCATTCAAGAAGAGAGTCAGACTTTGGCCGATATCACGTTCCAAAACTATTTTCGCCTGTATAAAAAACTAGCCGGTATGACAGGAACCGCACAGACAGAAGCGACTGAGTTCGCAGAAATCTATGGGCTTGAAGTTATATCGATTCCTACCAATAGACCTGTGATTCGAAAAGATCTTGATGATCTCATTTTCAAAACGGAGAAAGAGAAGTTTGATGCGGTCGTTAAAAAGATAAAAGAGTTGCATCAAAAAGGGCAGCCTGTTCTTGTTGGAACAACTTCGATTGAGAAAAATGAGCTTTTGCACAAGCTACTGAAAAAAGAGAAAATTCCTCATGCGGTGCTCAATGCAAAACATCATGAGAAAGAGGCGGAAATCATTGCCCAAGCCGGTCGAAAAGGCGCAGTAACCGTTGCTACCAATATGGCTGGACGTGGGGTTGATATCAAAATCGATGATGAAGTGAGGGAACTTGGCGGTCTTTTTATTTTAGGAACCGAACGCCATGAGAGCAGACGGATTGATAATCAGCTCAGAGGTCGTGCAGGACGTCAAGGAGATCCGGGTGCCAGCCAATTTTTCTTGAGTCTTGAAGATAATCTTCTTCGCATCTTTGGAGGAGATCGAATCAAAAATATCATGAACCGTTTGGGGATTGAAGAGGGTGAGCATATTGAATCCAAAATGGTAACCCGTGCAGTAGAAAAGGCACAAAAACGGGTCGAGAATATGCATTTTGAGTCTCGAAAACATATTTTGGAATATGATGATGTGGCAAACGAGCAGCGAAAAACGATCTACAAGTTTCGTCAAGAGCTTTTGAATCCTGACTACGATATAGCTTCTAAGATTAAAGAGAATAGGGCGGAAGTAGTCGAAGAGCTTTTATCTGTAAGTGAAATTTTTCCTGAGACTCCGAAAGATGATTTTAATCTTGAAAAACTGTCGAAGGTTATCCAAGAGGAACTCGGAACGAAAATTGGTGTTGAGGAAATGAAAGACAAAGAGTATGATGAGCTTAAAAATTTCTTGATAGAGCGTCTTGAAAAAGAGTATGAAGAGAAGATGGGCCAGCTTGAAGAGCAGCAAAGAAGGGAAATTGAGAGAATTCTCTATCTCCAAGTCCTCGACAATGCTTGGCGAGAGCATCTGTACCAGATGGATATTTTAAAAACGGGAATTGGTCTGAGAGGATACAATCAAAAAGATCCTCTTGTTGAATATAAGAAAGAGTCATTCAATCTTTTTATGGAGCTTGTCAACAGAATCAAAAAAGAGGCTATAAAAACGCTTCATCTCATTGAATTGAGAAACGAACAAGAGGAAGAAGAGATACGAAGACTTGAAGAAGAGCTTGCTAAAATGGAAGCACAAATTGCACAAGAAGCTGTCATGCAACATGGAGAAGAGGTAAAGACAGAGCCGGTTGTTACAAAGAAAAAGCCAGCGAGAAATGAACCGTGTCCTTGTGGAAGCGGGAAAAAATATAAGCATTGCTGTGGCAAGAGTGGTCCTAAAAAAGGTATTTTAGCTGCAGCAAATGGATAA
- the lolA gene encoding LolA-like outer membrane lipoprotein chaperone: MKKLLIIFVSAISIVADIKIESLQSHFIQQITNDQNKTITYEGEVVYKAPNHIYWKYESPIQKKIYINGKKAVIIEPEIEQAVIKRLGNTLSLDTMLQNAKKISKNRYEGVYKNKNFTLLLENSKLYKIEYTDNLGNRVSIQFIDPKQNIQIDPSLFIYKIDPAYDVIYE; the protein is encoded by the coding sequence ATGAAAAAATTGCTCATTATTTTTGTTTCAGCAATCTCTATTGTGGCAGATATCAAGATAGAATCTCTTCAAAGCCATTTTATCCAACAAATTACAAATGATCAAAACAAAACAATCACCTATGAAGGTGAAGTGGTGTATAAAGCACCAAACCATATTTATTGGAAATATGAATCACCAATCCAAAAAAAGATTTATATAAACGGTAAAAAAGCTGTTATTATAGAACCAGAAATTGAACAGGCAGTTATAAAACGGCTCGGTAACACACTCTCACTTGATACAATGTTGCAAAATGCAAAAAAGATTTCAAAAAATCGATATGAAGGGGTCTATAAAAACAAAAATTTTACTCTTTTGTTGGAAAATTCCAAACTTTATAAAATAGAGTATACAGATAATCTTGGAAATCGTGTTAGCATACAATTCATCGATCCAAAGCAAAATATACAGATTGATCCATCTTTGTTCATATACAAAATCGATCCAGCGTATGACGTGATTTATGAGTAG
- the acnB gene encoding bifunctional aconitate hydratase 2/2-methylisocitrate dehydratase yields the protein MGFIEEYKKAAEERAKLGIPPKPLTAEQVNEVIKLLKQMPIVEEEFLMDLLLNRVPPGVDEAAYVKAAFLRDIVQGHAKTAAISPKHAVEILGTMLGGYNVGPLVEALDHEDPEVAQAAADALKKTLLVYNAFNDVVEKAKTNKYAKEVLESWANAEWFFSRDPLPESIKAVVFKVPGETNTDDLSPASEAWSRSDIPLHALSMLKAKMPDAQETIKKLKEKGLPVAFVGDVVGTGSSRKSGINSVQWWIGEDIPHVPNKRTGGIIIGGIIAPIFFNTAEDSGALPIEAPVDKLETGDVIEIRPYEGKILKNGEVVSEFKLKPNTLPDEYRAGGRIPMIIGRGLTRKARAALGMPEEDFFTRPEQPEGKEGVGYTLAQKMVGKACGMEGVRPGMYVEPETLTVGSQDTTGAMTRDEIKELAALSFGADFVLQSFCHTAAYPKPADIELQHTLPEFITSRGGVSLKPGDGVIHSWLNRMVLPDTVGTGGDSHTRFPIGISFPAGSGLVAFAAVTGTMPLNMPESVLVRFKGELQPGITLRDLVNAIPYYAIKQGLLTVEKKGKKNIFAGRILEIEGLPFLKVEQAFELSDASAERSAAACTVQLDEEPVIEYIKSNIVLIEKMIDAGYQDAKTLERRKKKMEEWLKNPTLMKADKNAEYAAVIEIDLNEITEPIVACPNDPDDVATISEVLADPNRPHKIDEVFVGSCMTNIGHYRALGEILKGEGQVPTRLWIAPPTKMDEEELIEEGYYSIFGTAGARTELPGCSLCMGNQARVRDGATVFSTSTRNFDNRMGKDAKVYLGSAELAAVTAMLGRIPTKEEYLDIVTKKLAGKEENVYRYLNFNELDQDMLEEMIHKYL from the coding sequence ATGGGATTTATTGAAGAGTATAAAAAAGCGGCTGAAGAGCGGGCAAAACTTGGTATTCCTCCAAAACCGTTGACTGCTGAGCAAGTCAATGAAGTCATCAAACTATTGAAGCAGATGCCAATCGTTGAAGAAGAGTTTTTGATGGATCTTTTGCTCAATCGCGTTCCTCCTGGCGTTGATGAAGCGGCATATGTAAAAGCGGCATTTTTGCGTGATATCGTACAAGGACATGCAAAAACAGCAGCCATCAGTCCTAAACATGCAGTTGAAATTTTAGGAACTATGCTTGGAGGATACAACGTTGGTCCTCTTGTAGAGGCTCTTGATCATGAAGATCCTGAAGTTGCGCAGGCTGCTGCCGATGCACTGAAAAAGACGCTTCTTGTATACAATGCATTCAATGATGTTGTTGAAAAGGCAAAAACGAACAAATATGCAAAAGAGGTTTTGGAGTCTTGGGCAAATGCAGAGTGGTTTTTCAGCAGAGATCCACTTCCAGAATCCATCAAAGCGGTAGTCTTCAAAGTACCTGGTGAAACAAACACAGATGATCTTTCTCCTGCAAGTGAAGCTTGGAGTAGAAGTGATATTCCGTTGCATGCACTCTCAATGCTAAAAGCAAAAATGCCGGATGCGCAAGAAACTATCAAAAAACTCAAAGAAAAAGGACTTCCTGTAGCATTTGTTGGGGATGTTGTAGGAACAGGGTCTAGCCGAAAATCTGGTATCAACTCAGTGCAGTGGTGGATCGGTGAAGATATTCCACACGTTCCAAATAAACGAACTGGTGGGATTATCATAGGTGGGATTATCGCTCCGATTTTCTTTAACACAGCAGAGGACTCTGGTGCACTTCCAATTGAAGCTCCAGTTGATAAACTTGAAACTGGTGACGTTATTGAGATCAGACCATATGAAGGAAAAATCCTTAAAAACGGTGAAGTTGTCAGTGAATTCAAACTAAAGCCAAATACGCTTCCTGATGAGTACCGAGCAGGTGGACGAATACCGATGATTATCGGGCGAGGCTTAACACGAAAAGCAAGAGCTGCGCTTGGTATGCCAGAAGAAGATTTCTTCACAAGACCAGAACAGCCAGAAGGCAAAGAGGGCGTAGGATATACATTGGCTCAAAAGATGGTAGGAAAAGCCTGTGGTATGGAAGGTGTTCGTCCAGGAATGTATGTAGAGCCTGAGACTTTAACAGTTGGTAGCCAAGATACCACTGGTGCAATGACCAGAGATGAGATTAAAGAGCTTGCAGCCCTAAGCTTTGGAGCAGATTTCGTATTGCAAAGTTTCTGTCACACAGCTGCGTATCCAAAGCCAGCTGATATTGAGCTACAACACACTCTTCCAGAATTCATTACAAGCCGAGGTGGTGTAAGCTTGAAACCAGGTGACGGGGTTATCCACTCATGGCTCAACAGAATGGTATTACCTGATACTGTTGGAACAGGTGGGGACTCTCATACACGATTTCCGATAGGTATCAGTTTCCCAGCTGGATCAGGTCTTGTGGCATTTGCAGCTGTTACTGGAACGATGCCACTGAATATGCCAGAATCTGTTCTTGTTCGATTTAAAGGTGAGCTTCAACCTGGAATTACTTTAAGAGACCTTGTAAATGCTATTCCATACTATGCAATTAAACAAGGTCTATTGACTGTAGAGAAGAAGGGTAAGAAAAACATCTTTGCAGGAAGGATCCTAGAGATCGAGGGACTTCCTTTCTTGAAAGTTGAGCAGGCATTTGAACTCAGTGATGCAAGTGCTGAACGAAGTGCAGCAGCATGTACGGTACAACTGGATGAAGAGCCGGTGATTGAATATATCAAATCAAATATTGTTTTGATCGAGAAAATGATCGATGCGGGATATCAAGATGCAAAAACCCTTGAGAGACGTAAGAAGAAAATGGAAGAGTGGCTTAAAAACCCAACCCTTATGAAAGCGGACAAAAATGCAGAGTATGCTGCAGTGATCGAAATCGATCTTAATGAAATCACTGAGCCAATCGTTGCGTGTCCAAACGATCCGGATGATGTGGCAACAATTTCTGAAGTACTTGCCGATCCAAACAGGCCACACAAAATCGATGAAGTCTTTGTTGGAAGCTGTATGACAAATATTGGTCATTATCGAGCTTTAGGAGAGATTTTAAAAGGTGAAGGTCAGGTGCCAACAAGACTTTGGATTGCACCTCCGACAAAAATGGATGAGGAAGAGCTTATCGAAGAAGGATACTACTCAATCTTTGGAACAGCGGGTGCACGAACAGAGCTTCCTGGATGTAGTTTGTGTATGGGGAACCAGGCACGAGTTCGAGATGGAGCAACTGTATTTAGTACAAGTACAAGAAACTTTGACAACCGAATGGGTAAAGATGCAAAAGTGTATCTAGGAAGTGCAGAACTCGCAGCAGTAACTGCAATGCTTGGTCGCATTCCAACCAAAGAGGAGTATTTGGATATCGTGACCAAAAAACTAGCCGGTAAAGAGGAGAATGTTTACAGATATCTCAACTTTAATGAACTTGATCAAGATATGCTTGAAGAGATGATTCACAAATATCTCTAA